From one Melioribacteraceae bacterium genomic stretch:
- the sixA gene encoding phosphohistidine phosphatase SixA: MNLYVVRHGYADNTSPDSQRALTDEGRQKLIKMIPQWKSYIPKIDIIFTSPYKRAYQTAQVIHKGFNVKEKLLEDNELQPGFISSNFIATLSSLEYKDIMIVGHMPDVSDLVAELTSPMSFGFPFAPGTLAAIEFEGRVRIGAGKLKLFLPEGK; encoded by the coding sequence ATGAATTTATATGTAGTCCGTCACGGTTATGCAGATAATACTTCTCCGGATTCACAACGAGCTTTAACAGATGAAGGGAGACAAAAATTAATTAAGATGATCCCGCAATGGAAATCATATATTCCAAAAATTGATATCATTTTTACATCGCCATACAAAAGAGCATATCAAACCGCTCAAGTCATTCATAAAGGGTTTAATGTAAAAGAAAAGTTGCTTGAAGATAATGAATTGCAACCAGGATTTATATCTTCAAATTTTATTGCGACTTTATCATCCTTAGAATATAAAGATATAATGATAGTCGGACACATGCCCGATGTATCGGATTTGGTTGCAGAATTAACATCTCCGATGTCATTCGGTTTTCCGTTTGCACCTGGTACATTAGCCGCAATTGAATTTGAGGGTAGAGTAAGAATTGGAGCCGGTAAACTAAAGTTATTTTTACCTGAGGGTAAATAA